In Styela clava chromosome 10, kaStyClav1.hap1.2, whole genome shotgun sequence, the sequence TGGTTTTGGTTACCGCTAGTTgccaacaaaataaataaacactgcTCTGCCAAATTAGTTAGCAAAATTAGTTCTTTTATGAAGCTGCTGACCTTTACTCTAAAGGTTGTTGGGCTTTCGACTGTAAACCTAAAATTGTTGGTCTGCTAAATACAGCTATTATTACGGAAACAGAACAGAATCGTGACATTCAAAATGCTGTTAAgtgtatttcaacaaaatcatttCATATAATCACTGAAAAGTGTTTGTAACCATCTGTGATAAAAATAGTAATCTCGTGGAAAAGAATGATATAATGTGTTAAAACAGCACCTGTTGATTGACTCAGCTAGGATATTTATTACCTACATCAGGATGTACATTGGGATCATACGGTGCCGATTGCAAGCAGGAATGCCACTGCAAACGTCCAGATTTGTGCAATCGTTTTACCGGATCATGTACCATGGGATGCGCAGCAGGATGGATGGGGCCTTCGTGCCAGGAAGGTAGGATACAGATTCTGCGGGCCGCATCCGCAATAAACTTTACACTTTATATACTGAAAAGCATACACCGTAATATGGCATGCATGATATACCATTGTTATGAACGGCACATACAGAACTTTACATTTTAGGTTTAGAGGCAAATGGAAATGGAAATggaatattgtttttttgtaagAGGTCTACACGCAATTtcgatttttattaaaaatgatgtACAGTATGTATTAATTAATCATTAATTAGAAATACTTCCGTCCGGAATTCAAGCCTGTGTATCTAAATATTTCTGCTGTTCATTGTAGTTCATATTATCTTAAATTTAGTGAATAAAGACATGTGGAAAGAAAAGAGATATTATAATATACACAGAAAGctgtttttgtatatatatatacattttactTATCACGATAGATACTATAATTTGTTTCATTATACCTGTTTCCTCTTTTCTGGTATgatattttgattcaatttcttAACGAATGCGCAAAATAACATAGCTTAACATTAACACATTCGCATTCAGAATGCGAGCCTGGCGCATGGGGTGAAAATTGCGAACAAAAATGTCATTGTGATGGAGATGTTCCATGTGATAAAGTAAATGGAAAATGTCCTGGAGGACAATGTGCACATCCGTTCACAGGGAGAAGCTGCCAGGTAGATGAATATTTCTGGTTTGATGAATCGGCTCAATTTAATTTACTTGATGTATTACCGGTACAATGACATTCTATTCAGACAGATGTCATAGACGAATGTGAATCCAACCCATGCCAACATGGAGGAACTTGTACGGACCGCGTTTTGTTATATGAGTGCACATGTGTGAACGGTACCACCGGAAAAAGCTGTGAAATAGGTGGGTTGCAACTGTACAATTTCGTTCTCTAAACTCTAACATATCCAGAACTGCAAAGTAGTATAGATAAGGAGTTTTCCTGATCTGACAAAATAATGCTAGATTCCTATATTGAATTGATAATATGGCGGCCAGTATGAAAACACACTTTTAATTCAGCTAGATTTCCTTGGGATTATTACGtaaaaacacaaatttttttgtctTGTTGATCCAGGAAACTTTGATTGTTTTCATAGATATTGATGATTGTCAAAGTTCTCCTTGCAAAAATGGTGGATCATGCATAGACGACGGCATTTTAAAGTTTAAATGCGAATGCCAGCCTGGATTTATAGGGAGAATATGTGAAACAGGTAACCTAACCGTATACACCGATGAAAACTAACATGACATTCTTATATGAAAGAAACGATGGTGTATATTTGTCATTATATTTGTgaacccatttttttttttatataatcacAGATATTGACGATTGTCAATCTAATCGTTGTGACAATGGAGCTACATGTGTTGATAAAATTGACGATTACAGTTGTAGTTGCAAATCAGGTTACATTGGAAAATATTGCGAAGGTATAGATTATAGGAGTTATTACGAGAATTTAATATAACTGCATAAAATTAGAGTTCATACTTAAATTAATGATGTCTGACCCGATAATTTTGAACAGTGGGTGGTAGAATAtgtctatggtggcccatcgttgtcactagtaaaattaaaaaaataataataaaaaagtaaaataaaaaactaaaaataaaaataatttttttttgtaaacaatttaaaaaaaaatcaaaaaatgataatcaaaaaggttttcattttgaaaaaatttgcttctgcttgggaccaaccgCCACTCAAATTAACTGTGGAATTAATCTGAGCACAAGCCATTTATACGCCAATCAGTTTGGCGCCTCCCAGGagatttaacaaattttagaaCTATTTTTGGAAAGCATAAAGAGACTATTAAACATATGAAAGGAAATTTTAAACTTTGTAATAACAGAGTTAATATAATTATTCATGAGCTTTATAAatacattatataaaaaaattataattcatgTATTGTATTTGTATCGTAATTTTGTCACTTTAGACAAATTTTTATCCTTCGTAAAAACGATATATACAACTGTTTTCAAACGAATCGTCCCGTTTCATTGATTAGATGTCAAATAACGTCGCGAGTTTTTTCTTCGGGAATAAACCAACCGAAGTATTCAGTTCAGTCGATATCTGTCTTGaattatatttcataaatatgtgCCATATTGTCTACTTTAAATAATATTCCAGTTTACACCTTGAACTGGTTGAACCTGTTATTGTAAATCGATGATTTTTTAGAAATATGTCCTCCAGGAAGTTATTATGATGACAAATTTGTTGCATGCTCGCTTTGTGACATAACGTCGTATCAGGACAAACCGGGACAAGCATTCTGCATTCCTTGTCCAATGGGAACGGAAACACAACAGAACGGAACAACATCTGTATCTGAATGTGAGCTCTCTGGGTATACTGTAATAAGAAATCTTGAGAACTCGaaataccaggttagggttcaggttatgcgacatcttggtgcgcatacttcaggaggtcagGAAATTCTATTACCCATTACGATTTTGGTTGTTAATTATTCCattttgtcaaataatataaattttttaatcggaataacacaatttttttcCATGAAATATCAACTATATATTTGTTAGCTTTCgctatattataatctaaccaccagtggttctcaagccGCGCCCTCTTTGTCGAGTTTGTtccgcgccccacctcaaaaatacctagctaactaaaagttacaaataacagatagtaaggcgaaggtatgtttcatttaaaaacccgttgaaaatacgtggatggaacataAACATCCAAAATAAGTGGGGCAAGAACAACAAAtatgttcattttttaattagcttcacggcccctcaaaaaattgtctacgcccccattgtggggcgcgccccaccgtttgtgaaccactgcactagataGAACGAGACGTCACGGAAAGAGATTGTGTTGTTCTTATTCATCACTTTACTATCtagttcaagcatccttgtggcacATACCGATCCTAAGTAGACGAGGGGAAAGGACCTGCTGTTTAATACACAAtaattagaataatattttcgtctcagttatttgtttttctataAATTCATATACATTTGTAATATTCCAAATTAGAATTGcggttgaaacaaaaatataatagaaaATTTGACGTATATCATATAGTCCATCATAGCGAATAGATTTACATTTCATCGACGAATTACgtcatttacatattttttatatacagGTCTTGCTGACAATATATTACAGGTGAACGCATCTGTGGAcagtttaatttttataatagtTGGAATAGTCGGAGCATTGATCGTGGTGGGCGCAGGAGTTTTAATATGGTATTATGGTTAccataaaaagaaaaatagatTAGAAAGAGTAACAATACGACGAGCTTGGTGAATTTACAAGGCAAATAATCGTTTGTAGACGTAAAGTGTGGACTGAGTGTAACTTGTTCGCAATGCTCGGATTTCAATATTGATTCGAAAACTAATTGAGTTACATTTGAAACAATTGGATTATTACATGGTTGGATTTACATGCAAACTTGGACTGTTCAGTTATCTTAGTTAAAACAAATTTCGCAATTATTGGTACTTGGAAAAACTCAGACTAAATATCATAGAATCGTTTGTAGACGTTAAGTGTGGACTAAGTGTAAAATGGTTGAAACCTGTTCGCAAGGCTCAGATTTCAATATTAATTCGCGAACTAATTGAGTTACATTTGAAACAAGTGGATTATTTGGATTTACATGCAAACTTGGACTGTTCAGTTATCTTAGTTTGAACGAATTTTGCAATTATTGGTACTTGGAAAAACTCAGACTAAATATCACAGAAtcgttatattatttgtttcataACATTCCGCCACAATACAATCAATG encodes:
- the LOC120337296 gene encoding uncharacterized protein LOC120337296 codes for the protein MWNKICITVYVLLFCSVCQKTKAASDVTLINEQPLVRNGIISYFKCVSDSVDLAVDPFLRIMDTGSGTHMSPMVHMGPISPESWPGKRLSMFPEAGMKRTGVFSCTAGSGRNTEIIQAIKIGTSGGIWPEKFTVTVNVGENVYLKFLSHDDKQTVWRHHGQVIPQESDMVHSISSISKSHAGIYECYSAPRDKHSIQSYRPSDQGIMRLIVRECAEGRWNPPYCGRTCKCKNGGFCDDKTGECVCPPGFKGTNCESACGGNRFGADCQFSCKQGGSSYGEDAEECKSRQFCLPDPYGCSCGTGFQGLECSEGCTLGSYGADCKQECHCKRPDLCNRFTGSCTMGCAAGWMGPSCQEECEPGAWGENCEQKCHCDGDVPCDKVNGKCPGGQCAHPFTGRSCQTDVIDECESNPCQHGGTCTDRVLLYECTCVNGTTGKSCEIDIDDCQSSPCKNGGSCIDDGILKFKCECQPGFIGRICETDIDDCQSNRCDNGATCVDKIDDYSCSCKSGYIGKYCEEICPPGSYYDDKFVACSLCDITSYQDKPGQAFCIPCPMGTETQQNGTTSVSECLADNILQVNASVDSLIFIIVGIVGALIVVGAGVLIWYYGYHKKKNRLERVTIRRAW